A genomic region of Candidatus Stoquefichus sp. SB1 contains the following coding sequences:
- the yfmH gene encoding EF-P 5-aminopentanol modification-associated protein YfmH — protein sequence MKTINYQTLQETLYYEQMDNGLNVYLLPKKGFSKTYGLFSTHFGSIDTTFVPIGETEMIKVPDGIAHFLEHKMFEMEDGDASNAFAKLGASTNAFTSSSRTAYLFSTTSHENECIELLLDFVQDIYLTPENVEKEKGIINQEIGMYDDDPDWRCYFGSIQNLYQKHPVKIDIAGTVETVAQIDKETLEKCYHTFYHPSNMMLFVVGNIEPNETMELIRHNQAQKDFERENMVERAIVEEPYEIDQKEEVLQMDVVMPKLIVSMKINDILQDPKEKLKRELGMNVLLDLLFARSSSLYEKWTQEGLINDSFSASFTQERDYSFLQIGGDTTKPEQLKEKILDLIEDMKDYQICEEEFNRVKKKNIGMLIGVFNSPESIANLFSRYYFEGIMIFDLIDCVSTLTLDQLNELKQLFNLDYTSTCIISPKNS from the coding sequence ATGAAAACAATTAATTATCAAACCCTTCAAGAAACATTATATTATGAACAAATGGATAATGGATTAAATGTTTATTTGTTACCTAAAAAAGGGTTTTCAAAAACTTATGGTCTCTTTTCAACTCATTTTGGATCAATAGATACGACTTTTGTTCCAATTGGAGAAACAGAAATGATAAAAGTTCCTGATGGCATTGCACATTTTTTAGAACATAAAATGTTTGAAATGGAAGATGGTGATGCTAGTAATGCTTTTGCAAAACTTGGTGCGAGTACAAATGCATTTACTTCTTCATCACGAACTGCTTATCTTTTTAGTACAACAAGTCATGAAAATGAATGTATTGAATTATTATTAGATTTTGTTCAAGATATTTATCTGACACCAGAAAATGTAGAAAAAGAAAAAGGAATTATTAATCAGGAAATTGGTATGTATGATGATGATCCTGATTGGCGTTGTTATTTTGGTAGTATTCAAAATCTTTATCAAAAACATCCAGTTAAGATTGATATTGCTGGAACGGTAGAAACAGTTGCGCAAATTGATAAAGAGACTTTGGAAAAATGTTATCATACATTCTATCATCCAAGTAATATGATGTTATTTGTGGTTGGAAATATTGAACCTAATGAAACCATGGAACTTATTCGACATAATCAGGCTCAAAAAGATTTTGAACGTGAAAATATGGTAGAAAGAGCAATTGTTGAAGAACCATATGAAATTGATCAAAAAGAAGAAGTTTTACAGATGGATGTTGTTATGCCAAAATTAATTGTTTCTATGAAAATAAATGATATTTTACAAGATCCAAAGGAAAAACTGAAACGAGAGTTAGGAATGAATGTGCTTTTAGATCTTCTTTTTGCAAGAAGTTCATCATTATATGAGAAATGGACACAAGAAGGGCTTATCAACGATAGTTTTAGTGCAAGTTTCACACAAGAACGTGATTATTCTTTTTTACAAATCGGTGGTGATACAACAAAACCTGAACAGTTAAAAGAGAAAATATTGGATTTGATTGAAGATATGAAAGACTATCAGATTTGTGAGGAAGAATTTAATCGTGTGAAAAAGAAAAATATTGGGATGTTAATTGGTGTTTTTAATAGTCCTGAAAGTATTGCTAATTTGTTTAGTCGTTATTATTTTGAAGGTATTATGATTTTTGATTTAATTGATTGTGTCTCAACATTAACATTAGATCAATTAAATGAGCTTAAACAGTTATTTAATTTAGACTATACAAGTACATGTATTATTTCACCAAAAAATAGTTAA
- the yfmF gene encoding EF-P 5-aminopentanol modification-associated protein YfmF translates to MKTVYQMKGYTLHLIPTKKFKTITISLRMQSPLTKETTTLRTLLTFVLIAATKDYPSTKLLASYLDDNYGARLSTNVATKGQSQIMNVYTSFVNDVYLPQNEQLLEKQIQLLSDLFFNPFVIDNAFDETIVELKKKELKERLQVAKDDKFSYSLDKLFEYMGKDQTLGVPSTGYEDEIEKIDAHSLYQYFLNCINEDEKHIYVVGDIDETIVDIFEQYLQFPMNTHDYASAYTFTSERKEVLEVIEKQDITQSKLNLGYRIDCDFTSLNHYAFTVFNAIFGGFSQSRLFQVVREENSLCYYVSSSYDAFNGIMLVNAGIEAADYHKTMDLIAQELTRIQNGDLADHDIEIAKMMLENALRKTKDEAGSMITLAYNRDITHKEETNDEYIAKLLNVKKEDIINVASKVQLDTIFFLTGKDFNENN, encoded by the coding sequence ATGAAAACTGTATATCAAATGAAGGGATATACTTTGCATCTTATCCCTACAAAGAAATTTAAAACGATTACAATATCTTTGCGAATGCAAAGTCCCTTAACTAAAGAAACAACAACATTGCGAACACTTTTAACATTTGTTTTAATTGCGGCAACCAAAGATTATCCATCTACAAAACTTTTAGCAAGTTATCTTGATGATAATTATGGGGCTCGTTTATCAACAAATGTAGCAACAAAAGGTCAATCTCAAATTATGAATGTTTATACGAGCTTTGTAAATGATGTATACCTTCCTCAAAATGAACAGTTATTGGAAAAACAAATTCAACTCTTGAGTGATCTCTTTTTTAATCCATTTGTTATTGATAATGCATTTGATGAAACAATTGTTGAATTAAAGAAAAAAGAATTAAAAGAAAGATTACAAGTGGCTAAAGATGATAAATTTTCTTATTCCTTAGATAAATTATTTGAATATATGGGAAAAGATCAAACATTGGGTGTTCCAAGTACTGGTTATGAAGATGAAATTGAAAAAATTGATGCTCATAGTCTCTATCAGTATTTCTTGAATTGTATTAATGAAGATGAGAAACATATTTATGTGGTAGGTGATATTGATGAAACGATTGTAGATATTTTTGAACAGTATTTGCAATTTCCAATGAATACGCATGATTATGCTTCTGCTTATACTTTTACGAGTGAACGTAAAGAAGTATTAGAAGTTATTGAAAAACAAGATATTACGCAATCTAAATTAAATTTGGGTTATCGTATTGACTGTGATTTTACATCTTTAAATCATTATGCTTTTACTGTTTTTAATGCTATTTTTGGTGGTTTCTCACAATCACGTCTTTTCCAGGTTGTAAGAGAAGAAAATAGCCTTTGTTATTATGTTTCCTCTAGTTATGATGCTTTTAATGGGATTATGCTTGTCAACGCAGGAATAGAGGCTGCTGATTACCATAAGACAATGGATTTAATTGCCCAAGAACTCACAAGAATACAAAATGGTGATTTGGCTGATCATGATATTGAAATTGCAAAAATGATGTTAGAAAATGCTTTACGTAAAACTAAGGATGAAGCTGGAAGTATGATTACCCTTGCTTATAATCGTGATATTACTCATAAAGAAGAGACAAATGATGAATATATTGCAAAATTATTAAATGTTAAGAAAGAGGATATTATTAATGTAGCCTCAAAAGTTCAATTAGATACAATTTTCTTCTTAACAGGAAAGGATTTCAATGAAAACAATTAA